The Brasilonema sennae CENA114 genome includes a region encoding these proteins:
- the rppB gene encoding two-component system sensor histidine kinase RppB — MQIRLFRQTRTSLALWYAVVMGLILTVCGFVVYEVIIDAYLFSINQELESVSGTLHDVIEPTLKKPGRMEPVFQQVLPNICLVESSCPTEKIFGQSQHTLPEHGLFSPVYKNKQYYIRFVNLSGRLIAVAGFQPHELPAIVQTKVWQTLKDPQGNRYNQKTLPLHIQDNQVWGYIQVGRSLKELDNRLAALKLVLALGLPITVLLVGGSSWWLAGLAMRPIDRSYKQMQQFTSDASHELRTPLAAINATVETILDIEHLSEQEARDTLASIQRQNYRLAELVSDLLLLSRLDQQTLATQWVPCCLNVLIHDLIEEFSALASAASLKLTSSVLSDQPLYVMGDEDQLLRLLSNLIANAIKYTTAGGYVNVILKCNNGYAVIEVQDTGIGIAPGEQKRIFNRFYRVNSDRSRTTGGSGLGLAIAQAIVEAHRGSLHVQSQLGKGSTFIVQLPLTVNPLSNPNP, encoded by the coding sequence ATGCAAATTAGACTGTTTCGTCAGACTCGCACCTCCCTTGCTCTGTGGTATGCAGTAGTAATGGGTCTGATTTTGACTGTATGCGGTTTCGTCGTTTATGAGGTCATTATTGACGCTTACTTGTTTTCCATCAACCAAGAACTAGAGTCTGTCTCAGGCACACTACATGATGTGATTGAACCGACTTTGAAAAAACCTGGTCGTATGGAGCCAGTTTTCCAACAGGTTCTACCAAATATTTGTCTAGTTGAGTCTAGCTGCCCTACTGAAAAAATCTTTGGTCAAAGCCAACATACACTTCCTGAACACGGTCTTTTTAGTCCTGTTTACAAAAATAAGCAATATTACATCCGTTTTGTCAATCTTTCAGGACGCTTAATTGCTGTGGCTGGTTTCCAACCTCACGAATTACCAGCGATTGTGCAAACAAAAGTGTGGCAAACACTCAAAGACCCGCAAGGCAATCGTTATAATCAAAAGACTTTGCCGTTGCATATTCAAGATAATCAGGTTTGGGGCTATATACAGGTGGGGCGTAGTCTCAAAGAGCTTGACAATCGTCTGGCTGCTTTAAAATTGGTTTTGGCGCTGGGATTGCCAATTACAGTACTCCTTGTTGGCGGTTCTAGTTGGTGGCTAGCGGGGTTGGCGATGCGACCAATTGACAGGTCATACAAACAAATGCAACAGTTTACGTCTGATGCTTCCCATGAGTTGCGTACTCCTCTAGCAGCAATTAATGCAACAGTAGAAACTATACTTGATATAGAACATCTATCTGAACAAGAAGCACGAGATACCCTGGCATCTATTCAACGTCAAAATTACCGACTCGCTGAACTGGTAAGTGACTTACTGCTACTATCTCGATTGGATCAGCAAACGCTGGCGACACAATGGGTACCTTGCTGTCTCAACGTTTTGATTCATGACCTTATAGAAGAGTTTTCCGCGTTAGCGAGTGCAGCTTCTTTGAAATTAACATCTTCTGTGTTGTCTGATCAGCCGTTGTATGTGATGGGAGATGAAGACCAACTTTTACGGCTGCTTTCTAATTTGATTGCTAATGCGATTAAATACACCACAGCAGGCGGTTATGTAAATGTCATTCTCAAATGCAACAACGGTTATGCTGTGATTGAAGTTCAAGATACGGGGATTGGCATTGCACCTGGTGAGCAAAAGCGGATTTTTAATCGCTTTTATCGGGTGAATAGCGATCGCTCGCGTACCACTGGTGGATCAGGATTAGGACTGGCGATCGCTCAAGCAATTGTTGAAGCACACAGAGGTAGCCTGCATGTGCAAAGCCAACTTGGTAAAGGTAGCACCTTCATCGTTCAATTGCCTTTAACTGTTAACCCGTTATCAAACCCAAACCCATGA
- the gntT gene encoding guanitoxin biosynthesis MATE family efflux transporter GntT, translated as MAFVNLTSEHDAKFDFLNRFCRLATVNILSGIMVPLAGLVDVAFLGHLTEIRHLAGVILATILFDYLYRVLKFIRSSTNSMTAQAVGREDFNAMMLVGLRNGLIALGIAALILIFQYPIRELGFTLLSANSEVKDAGVAYFNARIWGAPAVLLNYVLIGWFFGREMNSFVLVMSLIGNAANVVLDYVMIINWGWETAGAGLATAISQYLTLLVGLTFACFNIKWQDFPAVLQKVLDWQALKASFALNGNILIRYLTFITALAVFTNLSSLMGTTILAENGLLLQVVTLSVFVIQGVGHATQSLTGKFKGKGDSKRLLPLIIVATLTSLLCALPWAIVSIVFPKTIFGLLTNHAELTNDIDKYTLWLLPVLAFAAIAFMLEGYFIGLAEGSTLRNSSLTALGVGFIPLAFVAWYFHSNHILWLALCLYMITSMVILVIQLPRTFHNYDTHHQQIATET; from the coding sequence ATGGCTTTTGTTAACCTCACGAGTGAACATGATGCTAAGTTTGATTTTTTAAATCGCTTTTGCCGATTAGCAACTGTCAATATTCTTTCAGGTATCATGGTACCTCTAGCAGGGTTAGTCGATGTGGCATTTTTGGGACACTTGACTGAAATCCGTCACTTAGCAGGAGTCATCCTGGCTACGATCTTGTTTGACTACCTCTACCGCGTTTTGAAATTCATACGCTCTTCAACCAATAGTATGACAGCGCAAGCCGTTGGACGAGAGGATTTCAACGCAATGATGCTAGTGGGACTGCGAAATGGGTTAATCGCTTTGGGAATAGCCGCACTAATTCTGATTTTCCAGTACCCCATAAGAGAACTGGGATTTACCCTATTGAGTGCAAATTCAGAGGTAAAAGATGCAGGTGTTGCTTATTTCAATGCTCGAATCTGGGGAGCACCTGCAGTTTTGCTAAACTATGTTTTGATTGGTTGGTTTTTTGGGCGGGAGATGAATAGCTTCGTATTGGTGATGTCCCTGATTGGTAACGCAGCAAACGTTGTGCTGGACTACGTAATGATTATCAATTGGGGTTGGGAAACTGCTGGGGCTGGATTAGCAACAGCTATTAGCCAGTATTTGACGCTGTTGGTCGGTCTGACGTTTGCGTGCTTTAATATCAAATGGCAGGATTTCCCGGCTGTTCTTCAAAAGGTTTTGGATTGGCAAGCCTTAAAAGCCTCCTTTGCCTTGAATGGAAATATACTTATCAGGTATTTAACTTTTATTACAGCTTTAGCCGTGTTCACCAATTTGAGTTCGTTAATGGGGACAACAATATTGGCTGAAAACGGTTTACTATTACAAGTTGTGACTTTAAGCGTTTTCGTCATTCAGGGAGTCGGACATGCTACCCAAAGTCTGACGGGTAAATTTAAAGGTAAAGGTGATTCCAAAAGGTTATTGCCACTTATTATAGTTGCAACGCTGACTAGTTTGTTGTGTGCACTTCCCTGGGCAATAGTATCTATCGTCTTTCCAAAAACAATATTTGGATTATTAACTAATCATGCTGAACTCACCAATGACATTGATAAGTACACTCTCTGGTTACTACCTGTGTTAGCATTTGCTGCGATCGCTTTCATGCTAGAAGGATATTTTATTGGTTTAGCAGAAGGCTCGACTCTACGTAACTCTTCCTTAACTGCCCTTGGGGTTGGATTTATACCCTTAGCTTTTGTTGCTTGGTATTTTCATAGTAACCATATTTTGTGGTTAGCTCTTTGTTTGTATATGATAACCAGCATGGTGATACTGGTGATACAGCTGCCAAGAACGTTTCACAACTACGATACTCATCATCAGCAGATTGCAACGGAAACATAA
- a CDS encoding transposase — translation MVIGGVDRKSYIQMMEQEAQEAQNAGRIRVIVQDNGSIHRCKDAQKLWSKWEHMGLYIFFLPTYCSQMNPIELESQHLKKDELCGQIFNDELDLAYAVIDGIKARGEKGNYSTQRIRFNSNRSG, via the coding sequence TTGGTCATCGGTGGGGTTGACCGCAAGTCCTACATCCAAATGATGGAACAAGAAGCCCAAGAAGCTCAAAACGCTGGACGCATCAGAGTAATTGTACAAGATAACGGATCAATACACCGATGTAAAGACGCCCAAAAGTTATGGTCAAAGTGGGAACACATGGGTTTGTACATCTTTTTTTTGCCTACATACTGTTCGCAGATGAACCCAATTGAATTGGAGTCGCAGCACCTTAAAAAAGATGAACTATGTGGGCAAATATTCAATGATGAGTTAGACCTCGCTTATGCCGTGATTGATGGTATCAAAGCTAGGGGGGAAAAAGGTAACTACAGTACACAACGTATCAGGTTTAACTCTAATCGCTCTGGTTAA
- the rppA gene encoding two-component system response regulator RppA — MKILLVEDEPDLGASIARKLSKEKYIVDWVLDGTEAWICLENEWTQYTLAIFDWLLPGISGLELCKRLRLRGNPLPVLILTAKDSMADKVAGLDAGADDYLVKPFGMAELLARLRALQRRSPQFQPQQLQVGSFILDYGSGTVCYQHPNGDSQVISLTKKEFHLLEYFMKHPNQILSREQILSHLYTLNAERVSNVVAAQIRLLRRKLSEHGCDGFIETVPSMGYRFNSSDAN; from the coding sequence ATGAAAATTCTCCTAGTTGAAGATGAGCCAGATCTAGGCGCGTCAATAGCGCGAAAATTGAGCAAGGAAAAATATATTGTTGACTGGGTTTTAGACGGTACTGAAGCTTGGATTTGCCTGGAGAACGAATGGACACAATATACACTGGCAATTTTTGATTGGTTACTGCCAGGAATCTCGGGTTTAGAACTCTGCAAGCGATTACGGCTTCGTGGCAATCCTTTACCCGTTCTGATACTTACAGCTAAAGATAGTATGGCAGATAAGGTAGCTGGACTGGATGCAGGGGCTGATGATTATTTGGTTAAACCGTTTGGGATGGCGGAATTGCTGGCGCGGTTGCGTGCATTGCAAAGGCGATCGCCCCAGTTTCAGCCTCAACAACTTCAAGTTGGTAGTTTTATTTTAGATTATGGTAGTGGTACAGTTTGCTATCAACACCCTAATGGTGATAGTCAGGTCATTTCTTTAACCAAGAAAGAATTTCATTTGCTCGAATACTTCATGAAACATCCCAACCAAATTCTTAGCCGCGAACAAATTTTGAGCCATCTTTATACGTTGAATGCGGAACGTGTTAGTAATGTGGTGGCGGCTCAAATTCGACTGTTGCGACGTAAATTGTCAGAACATGGTTGTGATGGTTTTATCGAAACCGTTCCCAGTATGGGCTATCGTTTCAATTCCAGTGATGCAAATTAG